Proteins from one Chloroflexota bacterium genomic window:
- a CDS encoding ABC transporter permease produces the protein MSPSRGIGLSLRWNPVIIKELRARMRGARAFVILTGFLLLLGLFLYGLYQALVSGQRYWGGGAPLGAMIGRSLFISLALFELFVVCFITPALTSGAISGERERKTLDILLVTPLSPWSILWGKLVASLSYVLLLILAAVPMASLIFLFGGVTLADMLRALAILLLCALTFGVLGLFFSVWLRRSGRAMVASYVILLLLAVGVYFLYGVIGVVRQSEPPRVILLPSPVAAMASALGEYVDPGSFRSSGGALLPLVRALSGRFDGAPGDRSVLIRPLWHYTAGIYLVASLALFLASVWLLQPIRRRHLRPVEIVGLAVLVVALIAVGYGVYGPPSYERFGVLSRPRPTPAPPPMRAMPPPPVVVEKVIAVTPPIVKEGAAEEIQLPPGRSPEQLGKVYAAVVQSLIAAGEDRPESLSIYDTTGLGPLSDPLLDGSEPRRLPSTTLDVLSARVEERTGIPVAVVHHEEGEPVEWAGGEGEMRIGFGAPTWFDDGRVRVPVVSVTSSGAEEARICVLTEEEEDWVVAECGMLVREEKPDEGQQGQ, from the coding sequence TTGAGTCCATCTCGCGGAATCGGGCTGAGCTTGCGCTGGAATCCCGTGATCATCAAGGAGCTGCGCGCTCGTATGCGGGGGGCGCGGGCGTTCGTGATCCTGACGGGGTTCCTGTTGCTCCTGGGGCTGTTCTTATATGGCCTCTATCAGGCGTTGGTCTCCGGCCAGCGTTACTGGGGCGGTGGGGCGCCATTGGGGGCCATGATCGGCCGCTCCCTGTTCATCAGCCTGGCGCTCTTTGAGCTGTTCGTGGTGTGCTTCATCACGCCCGCGCTGACGTCCGGGGCCATCAGCGGTGAGAGGGAACGCAAAACGCTGGATATCTTGCTGGTGACGCCGCTTTCCCCCTGGAGCATCCTGTGGGGTAAGCTGGTGGCCAGCCTCAGCTATGTTCTCCTGCTGATCCTGGCCGCGGTGCCCATGGCCAGCCTGATCTTTCTGTTCGGCGGGGTCACCCTGGCCGACATGCTGCGGGCGCTGGCCATCTTGCTCCTGTGCGCCCTGACCTTCGGCGTGCTTGGGCTGTTCTTCTCCGTCTGGCTGAGGCGGAGCGGCCGGGCGATGGTCGCCAGCTATGTGATCTTGCTCCTCCTGGCCGTAGGGGTGTACTTTCTTTACGGGGTGATCGGCGTGGTGCGGCAGAGCGAGCCGCCGCGCGTGATTCTGCTCCCCAGCCCGGTTGCAGCGATGGCCTCGGCGCTGGGGGAGTATGTGGATCCCGGGTCGTTTAGATCGAGCGGGGGCGCCCTCCTGCCCCTGGTGCGTGCCCTCAGCGGGCGCTTCGACGGCGCCCCCGGTGATCGCTCGGTGTTGATACGCCCGTTATGGCATTACACGGCCGGGATCTATCTCGTCGCGTCGCTGGCGCTCTTCCTCGCCAGCGTCTGGCTGCTTCAGCCGATCCGGCGTCGGCATCTGCGCCCGGTCGAGATCGTCGGGCTGGCCGTCCTGGTCGTGGCGCTGATCGCTGTGGGCTATGGGGTGTACGGTCCCCCCAGCTACGAACGCTTCGGCGTCCTCTCCAGGCCGCGCCCAACGCCAGCGCCCCCGCCGATGCGGGCGATGCCGCCTCCCCCGGTTGTTGTGGAGAAGGTCATCGCCGTCACGCCTCCTATCGTAAAAGAGGGGGCCGCGGAGGAGATCCAGCTCCCTCCGGGCAGGAGCCCGGAGCAGCTGGGGAAGGTTTATGCGGCGGTGGTCCAGAGCCTGATCGCGGCTGGGGAGGATCGCCCAGAAAGCCTCTCCATCTACGATACGACGGGCCTGGGTCCCCTGTCCGACCCGCTGCTGGATGGGAGCGAGCCGAGGCGATTGCCCTCGACGACGTTGGATGTCCTGTCCGCCCGGGTGGAGGAGCGAACGGGGATCCCGGTCGCCGTGGTGCACCACGAGGAGGGCGAGCCTGTGGAATGGGCAGGGGGCGAAGGCGAGATGCGGATTGGGTTCGGTGCGCCGACCTGGTTCGACGACGGCCGGGTGCGGGTGCCGGTCGTTTCCGTCACGTCCTCCGGCGCGGAGGAGGCCCGCATCTGTGTGCTGACCGAGGAGGAGGAGGATTGGGTGGTGGCCGAGTGTGGCATGCTCGTGCGGGAGGAGAAGCCCGATGAGGGGCAACAAGGCCAGTGA